The Methanocella arvoryzae MRE50 DNA window CCCCGCCGGTGATGGCCAGGCTGATGACCAGGTCTCGCACATCAGCCCGCTGTTCGGGCCTGTCCCAGGCCATGTGCTGGAGCAGCAGGACCATAGAGCGATCTACGGAAGCCCTGCCGGATGCTGCTGCGGCAACTTTGAGCACGCCGAGTATCTTCTTCCACCTGCGATCTGATACAGTGATTTGCTTAGCTGCCAGCTCCCTTCTGGCCCGGAGAATGATGGCTTCTACGTCTGTATCGACGGGCATACCGGCCGCTTTTTCCTGGAGCAGCCGGATGTCCGCGAGGGAGATCCGGTGATGACTACCGGCATCCTGTGCTGACCCGAACAGCATCTGCCGGAAACTGGCCTCTTCCCTCACCGGCGAGACCACGCACCTGAAAAGAAACCGGTCGTACAGCGCCTCCAGGCTTTCGTCCTCGGGAAGCTCGTTGGAGGCGCCGAACAGGGAGACGAGAGGTACGTCGATCACATCCCGGCCGTTGTGGAACTTGCGCTCGTTCAGCACAGTCAGGAAGCTGTTAAGGATGGAGCTGTTGGCTTTGAAGATCTCGTCCAGAAAGGCGATGTGAGCGTCGGGGAGGAAACCATCTGTCTTACGGGAGAAACTATCCGCCTGCAGGGCTTTCAGCGATAGCGGGCCGAATACCTCCTCCGGCGTGGTGAACCGGGTGAGCAGGTAATAAAAGTAATTTCCGTCGATAATCTCGCACAGGCTACGGGCAAGCATGGACTTGGCAGTGCCCGGCGGGCCGAGAAACAGTGCGTGTTCGCCCGAGAGTAAGGCCAGAAGAGAACAGGTGATTTCCGTCGACCGCTCCACGAAACGCTGCTCAAAGTCAGACCTGATCGCAGCGACGTCGATAGCCATCCGCACCCTCCCGCATAACTCGACCGACAATCTGAGGAATCACCCCTGTCAGCCGGATTCGAATTGTAGATGGTTCAGGCCGGTATTTAAATCAGACCGAAGTTATCACCAGCGCGGTTTCCCGATCGGCAGAGGTAACAGACTACACCTTATCCTGGCTTTCGATCAGCCGGATAATCGCATCCAGGTCTATCGCCGATTCCACGATATCTGCCAGCTCGTCATACGGGTCCCTGACGCCCTCCGGACGGACGTACCTGAGGCCTTTTCTCTCGCAGGCATACTTGAGAACTGCGTCGGTAAAGGATGCGTTATTGAATATGCCGTGGAGGTAGGTACCGAGGATCGTGCCTGAATCGCTGACACAACCGTCGTCGCCGAACGCGGGGCTGTCAGTTCTGGTTTGCCCCATGTGGATCTCGTAGCCGGTTACAGCCGACCCCCTGATGCCTGCGAGTAGCGGTCCCGCCCCGGTCACGGTTTTCGTGCTCTGGCAGGTGCATTTCTCGTAACGATCGAATACAGTGGTAACCGGCAGTAAGCCCAGGCCATCGATGGTCTCCGGCATTCCGCCTTCGATGCCGCTGTCGACCACCTGCCGGCCCAGCATCTGGTAGCCCCCGCAGATACCGATCACAGGTACGCCATCGCTCGCCAGGCTGCAGATTTCCGAGGCTAACGGCGAATTTTTAAGCATCTTGAGATCGCTGACAGTGTTCTTGGACCCCGGCAAAATAACGATATCCGGCCGTCCCAGGCTGTCATCCAGCGATACGTACCTGACCCGGGCGATCCGCTCCAGCGCTTCGAAGTCGGTGAAGTTAGAGATGAGGGGGAAGCGCACGACGGCGATATCGACGTCGAGGAGACCCTCCGGCTTTTTGTCGCCGAGGGATACCGAATCCTCGGAGGGAATCCGTAATCCCGAATATGGGACAATGCCCATCACTGGTACCCCCGTCAGCTTTTCCAGCTCCCCTACGCCGGAGCCCAGCAGAGACGGGTCGCCGCAGAACTTGTTGATGATCAGGCCTTTGACGAGCTCCCGATCGCCGGGCGGCAACAGTGCGATAGTCCCGTAGAGGCTGGCGAATACGCCTCCCCTCTCGATATCCCCGACAAGCAGCACAGGAGAATGAATAGCCCTGGCCAGGGGGATGTTGGCAATATCACGGTCGTACAGGTTGATTTCCGCAGCGCCGCCCGCCCCTTCCACGACGATCACGTCGTAGTCTTCAGATAGCTTATACAGCGCGTTCAGGGCGATGGCCATCATCGATTCGATCGACTCGTAGTACTGCCCTACCACCCGGTCTCCCAGAGGCTTGCCCAGAACTACGACCTGAGAGGTCATGTTACCTTTAGGCTTGAGCAGCACAGGGTTCATCTCAGCCCGGGGTTCTGCTCCTGCGGCGAAAGCCTGAATGGCCTGAGCGATGCCGATCTCGCTGCCGTCGGCAGTGATCCACGAGTTGTTGCTCATGTTCTGCGCCTTGAACGGCGCGACACGATACCCTCTGCGCTTTAGTATGCGGCACAGGGCGGTAACAAGAATGCTTTTGCCGACGTGGGACTGAGTGCCGAGAACGGTGAGATAGCGGGCCATAGTTGATCAATTTAAATTGACTATAGTAAAATATAGTTGCCGGGTGAACATGCGGGGTGAACCGTAAAAATATGTCAGATGGACGTATAGTTACTCGTATGTCTCAACAATCAGCCCGTTTTGTGGGTGAGCGTCTGGAGAAGGCCGGACGTCTTCACCTCAAGCCCCTGTGCATCTACAGCCCGGCAGAAATGCCCCATGGCATCGCCCGTGTTTCCGATCTGGTCAAAGAAGGTGACCGTTGCCTGGCTAAAGCCGTGCTGCTGGTCGCGGCAGGAGAGGCGGCTGCCGTAGGCTACACGGCAGGTGAAAAAGGAATATGCTTTGGAGCGCTAACCTTCCTGGGCCTGGCGGAGATGTCCGACCAGATGATGATCGACGTCGCGGTGAGCGGCGAGGACGCTGCATACATGAAGGCATCACCGGAAGTTTGCAGGGAAACAGTCCGGAGTATCGGGAAGATCACTCCACCGGGCAGGCACCTGGTTATCAGCACCTGTGAGGCTGCGGGCGACGTGCGGCCGCTCTCTTACCTGTGCTTCGGCAACGCTGAGCAGATCAGGAACCTCTGCGGCCTTATCCACTTCGGCAGCGGCCCGGCTTTCGGGCAGATCGATTCACCCTGGGGCTCAAACTGTTCGCTGTTTATCACGTACCCTGCCGGCATGGCTGCAGGAGCCCCAAAGGGTCATGCCTTCATCGGCCCGACGGCGAT harbors:
- a CDS encoding AAA family ATPase; the encoded protein is MAIDVAAIRSDFEQRFVERSTEITCSLLALLSGEHALFLGPPGTAKSMLARSLCEIIDGNYFYYLLTRFTTPEEVFGPLSLKALQADSFSRKTDGFLPDAHIAFLDEIFKANSSILNSFLTVLNERKFHNGRDVIDVPLVSLFGASNELPEDESLEALYDRFLFRCVVSPVREEASFRQMLFGSAQDAGSHHRISLADIRLLQEKAAGMPVDTDVEAIILRARRELAAKQITVSDRRWKKILGVLKVAAAASGRASVDRSMVLLLQHMAWDRPEQRADVRDLVISLAITGGESVEKLIAEIEDLHAYLSKSGCGVFPNTIRCYDCDERITSFERLSDHRKLFPQHKYYDPYRTSLHMRILSFHDLLSILSEDYGWNCAEIQPEQIQRSQAEYARLQRRYRDVCLQVVSGRAVLKRQLRDNVWIDDRDIVDLLDRSEAQARFIEKAGKTLEAAGAMIKLLSESGNE
- a CDS encoding cobyric acid synthase, which produces MARYLTVLGTQSHVGKSILVTALCRILKRRGYRVAPFKAQNMSNNSWITADGSEIGIAQAIQAFAAGAEPRAEMNPVLLKPKGNMTSQVVVLGKPLGDRVVGQYYESIESMMAIALNALYKLSEDYDVIVVEGAGGAAEINLYDRDIANIPLARAIHSPVLLVGDIERGGVFASLYGTIALLPPGDRELVKGLIINKFCGDPSLLGSGVGELEKLTGVPVMGIVPYSGLRIPSEDSVSLGDKKPEGLLDVDIAVVRFPLISNFTDFEALERIARVRYVSLDDSLGRPDIVILPGSKNTVSDLKMLKNSPLASEICSLASDGVPVIGICGGYQMLGRQVVDSGIEGGMPETIDGLGLLPVTTVFDRYEKCTCQSTKTVTGAGPLLAGIRGSAVTGYEIHMGQTRTDSPAFGDDGCVSDSGTILGTYLHGIFNNASFTDAVLKYACERKGLRYVRPEGVRDPYDELADIVESAIDLDAIIRLIESQDKV
- a CDS encoding DUF169 domain-containing protein; protein product: MGERLEKAGRLHLKPLCIYSPAEMPHGIARVSDLVKEGDRCLAKAVLLVAAGEAAAVGYTAGEKGICFGALTFLGLAEMSDQMMIDVAVSGEDAAYMKASPEVCRETVRSIGKITPPGRHLVISTCEAAGDVRPLSYLCFGNAEQIRNLCGLIHFGSGPAFGQIDSPWGSNCSLFITYPAGMAAGAPKGHAFIGPTAIDGNPWFPADLMSLGIPAAMAERMAGDVEKSFVTMRPEMAYPAEHDSQVSNALSRRH